The nucleotide window CGGTACTCTAAACTTCGCCTGGTTTATCAAGAGACTTTTCCTCATCTTAGGGTTCATATGTTTTTAACTTGGTGAGATTGGACCAATCTGGAAACTCCAAAGTTAATTGCAAATGAACCCTTAGTAATCGTCTAAGAATAACTTCCTGTTTTTTAGATTGGACCAATCTCCAAGATTGGTCCAATCTGGGCCATGTAATTTCTAACGGATTACCGAATACGGTACTAATTGGCCGAGCAAACAAACGACAAATTCATATTCACTCTGGCAAATGTATATGGCGGCGTGACGCCCGGCCGCTCACCGGCATAGTACAACTCCGGGTGATCCGGCGTTGCCGTGCGTGGCAGACAGGCAATCACGGTATACGTGGACCCCAATGGCACGTTGGCGAATTGGTAATAGCCGATGCCATTGGTAGAGGTGGCGGCAATCAACTGCGCCGTCGTGTCGTTTTTCAGCCAGACGATGGCCCGATGTTGCGGCACATAATCCTGCCCCACAAACGAACGCACAATGCCGCTAATGATCTGGTTGCCATTGGGCGTCGGTGTTGGCTGCCGCGTCGAGGGGATGACCGACACATCTAGCGGACCCACGATGTTGTTCGTTTCGCTGGACTCACCGTTGGCCCGCAAAGAATCCACCATGCTGTACACTTGCCGGTCTGTCGCGCCACCGGTAAACCCGTTGAAGGAAGTGATGTTGAGAACGGCCGTTCCCCCACCCGCCAGCGCATCCACCGCAATATAAGCCGGGTTGTCGCCAATGGGAATATATTCGGGGTACACGGTCGGTGGGTCAATAAACACATCCACAAAGAACTGATTGTTGACATCCACTTCACCGGTATTGGTGATGACCACCTGGAAATCCACCGGCAAATATTCCACAATTGGCGGTGTGCTGACAATCACCAACTCGCCAATGACCAGATCGGCCGGCACAGGTGTGGGTGTTGGCGGCACCAGAACCGGCGTCGGCGTCACGTTCAGGCAGGGCACAAAAAAGGATTTTGTGTTAGAAGCGCCCACTTTTTGCGCCAGGATAGTATAAGTATTGCCGTTGGCAATGCTTTGCGTCCAGGAAACCGTAAATGTGCCTTCCGAATCAGCGGCGATTGTCTGAATCAACTGCGAATTCATGAAGACGGAAACAGATGCACCGGCTCCCCAGTTATAACCAAACACCTGCACGGGGATTGCCCCTCCGTCTGGCACGACGGCACAAGAATTGGGGATAACCTGAATAAAAGGCGTGTTCGGCGTGGCTGTAATGGTAGGTGTATTGGTGGGCGTGGGGCCAACGGTTGCTGTTGCTGTATTAGTAGGCGTAGGCGTGGGTGTGTCCGGGTCGGCCTGGACGATGATGGTCGCCGAACTGCCATCCGGGTGGCGCACTTCCACCACGTGGCCGCCGCTGATGCTGCCTAAAGGCAGCACCGTCGAGCCAAACCCATCGCAGGCGTGGATATTGCCGGTATCGGGGACCATCACGGCCGTACCAATAACTACGTTCGGATTCACCGTCAGGTTATAAAACGATACGGTATAAGGCACACCGCCGTTGGCATACAAGCCGGTGACGTTCGCCAACCGCACGGTAGCTACCAGACTAGACACGTACCGGACGGGACATGCTTCTACGGTGGCCGTGGCCGTGGGCGTGGCTGTTTGCGTCGAGGTGCTGGTGGCTCCC belongs to Candidatus Leptovillus gracilis and includes:
- a CDS encoding pilus assembly protein; protein product: MIKRHKHPRFRGQALVEFAVIAAGFLMLIFLIIEAARILWAWGTVQAAARAGARYAVTGNFDPTCSTSGIAKYANLCPNVELRRPASVIRAAHDSLAGLPLNESTTAVFEDMEFYNIEVFGVDRVGQIRGTNLAPPIGPEPYAGAPNQPVIVRVTYRVPIITPFFSPILPSIPVFGQTVLYNEPFGQLGGTGQSAGVPPPIPPLPTPGVTPSHTPTPTPGATSTSTQTATPTATATVEACPVRYVSSLVATVRLANVTGLYANGGVPYTVSFYNLTVNPNVVIGTAVMVPDTGNIHACDGFGSTVLPLGSISGGHVVEVRHPDGSSATIIVQADPDTPTPTPTNTATATVGPTPTNTPTITATPNTPFIQVIPNSCAVVPDGGAIPVQVFGYNWGAGASVSVFMNSQLIQTIAADSEGTFTVSWTQSIANGNTYTILAQKVGASNTKSFFVPCLNVTPTPVLVPPTPTPVPADLVIGELVIVSTPPIVEYLPVDFQVVITNTGEVDVNNQFFVDVFIDPPTVYPEYIPIGDNPAYIAVDALAGGGTAVLNITSFNGFTGGATDRQVYSMVDSLRANGESSETNNIVGPLDVSVIPSTRQPTPTPNGNQIISGIVRSFVGQDYVPQHRAIVWLKNDTTAQLIAATSTNGIGYYQFANVPLGSTYTVIACLPRTATPDHPELYYAGERPGVTPPYTFARVNMNLSFVCSAN